ACCCTACTGCTCACGCTGAAGTCCTTGCTATCAGGAAAGCAGGAATTAAGACAGGGAGTTTTCATCTGGAAGGCTGCTCAATCTATTCTACCTGCGAACCTTGTCCGATGTGCCTTTCAGCTATTCTATGGGCAAGAATTGACCAATGTTATTATGTTTGTTCCCGTCAGGATGCTGAAAACATTGGTTTTGATGACAATCGTTTTTATGAGTTTTTAAATGGCCATGGAAATCTGGCTGATTTTAAACTGCTGAAAATAGACCATCGGGAATGTCTGCATTTGTTTGATACCTATAAATCATTAAAAAACAAGATTTTATACTGAAGAATGATTAAAATTTCCGAAAACTTACTCGATAAAGTCAGCAGTGGAGCAAAAGAAAGCAGCAGAAAGCGTCAGCATTTTAATTTTCATCAAAACTATCAGGAAAGCATACAGCGGTTGATCAATGCTTTCGAGCCTGACAGCTATTTCCGGCCTCATAATCATACCGATTCGGGCATTACGGAAATTCTGATCCTGATAAGAGGAAGTTTTGTGGTTGTCATTTTTGATGATTTTGGTGAGATACTGGATTATAGTGTTATCAGTAAAGATAGTGGATGCTATGGCGTTGAAATACAGCCACATGAATGGCATTCAACCATTGCCCTTGAACCGGAAACGGTTATGTATGAAGTAAAGCAAGGCCCTTTTGATGAAAACAGGGCAAAAGTATTTGCTCCATGGTCTCCTGAAGAGAATTCTGAAGAATCAAAACAATTTAATCAGTTGATATTAAAAAAATTAGGGATTAATTCCTAATCGCTTCAGCCACTTCGACTGCCGGGTATTGACAAGCAGCACACCTGCAAGTATTAAAAATATCCATAAAAACTGGGTAAGGCCAATTTTCTCACCGTCCCATATTCCCCACATCAGTGCAACGATAGGCATCAGGTAGGTAACAGAGGCTGCAAATACAGCCGTTGTCATTTTTATCAGACGGTTAAACAAAAGCATGGAAATGCCTGTACCTATCATCCCTAAAATGGCAATATATCCTATTCCTTCAAGTTTTTCAGGAGATTGAATAGTTTCAGGAATAAATTCTGTGAAAAAAAGAAGGATGAATGAGGTAATGATTCCTGTAAAGAATACCGAGAATACGGTGATGGAAACCGGATCGACTTCTTTCAGCCAGGTTTTAACCACATTGGTATTGAATGCATAACAAATGGTAGCCATCAGCACCATCATGGCATAGTGAAAATTGAACTGAAAATCATTGCCTCCGCTGACGGAAATTAAACCGACTGCTCCTGCCAGCCCGATCATGACACCCACAACATTGTACCATCTTGTTCTGGTTTTAAAGAACAACAAGCCGATAATCAGGGTGAAAAGGGTGGTCAGCGAGTTCAGTACCCCGGCAGTTGCGCTGTCGATGCCTGTTTCTGCCCATGCAAACAGGATGGCTGGAGTTGCAATACCGACTGCTCCCGAAAGAAAACAGAGCATGGTTTGTTTAAACGTAACCTTCCTGAACTGTTTCCAGACAAAAGGCAGAAAGAGTAAAAATGCAAAACTGACCCTGAGTAATCCGGTTTCAACAGGAGAGTAAAATATAATGGCTTTTTTGATTAACAGGAAGGATGTGCCCCAAACCAGCACAAGGATGCACAAAATCAGCCATGCCAATATGTTGTTTTTCATCGGATCAGAAGGTATAGCCAATGGAAAGGGCTGTCCGCAGCATGACAAATCCGAACGGCAGATGAACGGTGGCTTTGTCGTTAATGAAGTTAAATAACATTTGTCCCAGGCCAAAGAGTCCGTTCTGGTCAAGGCCGTCAATGCCAATGACATCAAGAATGGCTTTTTCGTCAATTAATCCGGTAAAATTTCCGCTGAAATCGAACCAGGAAAAGCGAAGTCCGCCAAAGGCAAAATCAAGGCTCAACCTGTCGGAAAGCCTGAAATTATAGCCAAATTGCAGTCCTATGCCTTTTTCCGTAAGTTTTAGTTTTACGGTATAATCAACCAGATTAACACTGTCGTAGCTTATTTTCCCATTCCATTTCGAAGTCAGATGGGAATACCTGAGATAGGGACCTAAATAGAATCCGTGATTGGCTTCATGATTGACATAAAACCTGAATTCCGGATTGATAAAATATCCCCTCAGATTGTACCTCCACTGCTTGACATCAGCAGCAGGGAACAAGGTGCCTTTGGGATAGTGAAAGCCTGCAGAGAGACTCAGGCTGTTGTTGTCGTTGAAAACATATTCTCCTGAAAGTGAAAGATTATTAAAGACCAGTGAGGGAAGATTGGCTTTCAGGGTAAATTGTGCATGAGAAGTTTTGAAACAAAACAACAGGCAGGAAATCAGCAAAAATTTGAATTTCATTCAGGTATATATTAGTATTTTGTGGTGCAAAGTTAAGGAATGCCCGTCAATCTTACTTCATCGAACGCCTGTTTTTGGCAGCCTGAAGTGTGTTTTGAAGCAAACCAGCAATGGTCATTGGCCCGACACCTCCCGGAACAGGACTGATGTAACTGCATTTTGGTGAAACCTGCTCAAAATCAACATCTCCTGTTAGCCGGTAACCACTTTTTTTGCTGTTATCGGGGATGGAATTAGTCCCGACATCGATGACCACTGCTCCATCTTTTACCATATCAGCCGTAACAAAATGCGCTTTTCCAATGGCAGCCACGAGGATATCGGCCTGTTGTGTAAGTTCAGGTATGTTTTTCGACTGACTGTGCAGGATGGTAACTGTACAGTTTCCGGGATTTGCCTTTCTGCTGAGCATAACTGCAAGCGGAGTACCTACAATCAGGCTTCTTCCAAGAATAACGCAGTGCTTTCCGGTTGTTTCGATATGGTAGTGATATAATAAATCCACAATTCCCTTTGGTGTGGCTGGCAGGAGGGCGGGAAGGCCTCTCATCATTTTTCCCAGATTTTCAGGGTGAAATCCGTCCACATCTTTTTCTGCCTGTATTCTGATGATAATGTTTTCTTCCCTGATATGAGGCGGAAGGGGTGTCTGAATTATAAACCCGTCAGTTTCATTTTCTTCATTCAGCAAGTCAATTGTTTCCATAAGCTTTTGCTCAGAGACATTATCCGGAAGGCGGATAAGACGGGAATGAAATCCTGTTTCTTCACAAGCTTTCAGTTTGTTGCGAACATAGGTTTCGCTCGATGGATTATTCCCAACCAAAACCACGGCAAGTGAGGGTGGTTTCATGCCTGATTCAACCATTTGCCTGCACTCCTCTTTTAGTGTGCCCCTGATTTTTTCAGCTACCTGTTTGCCATCCAATAATATCATACTTTATTATTTGTAGTGTTTTACCAATAATCTTTTAAGTTCATTGACGAATAACTCATGACCTGTATCTACCCATTGCCTGAACTGTGAGTTATTATACTTTAAATTTTTAAGTTCTTGAATATCAATATCTTTGAACTGAGAATATGATTTTCCGGCTCCCGAAAGTTCTGTTTCGCAGGCATTAACTTTTTGTTCCGGATGATTGGGCACTGCTACTACTCCTGCAGGTTTTCCGATGTAATAGCTTTCGGCAATACCTTCAAATCCGGCTGTTGTCAGAAATATCCGGCAGTTTTGTAATTCATCAAGGAATCGTTCCTGAGTGAAAGAAAGAAATCTGAGGCGTTGATTCTCCGTGTAATCATCCTTTGACCAGAAAACATGAAATTCAGCATCCGGAAATTTTTTCTGCAGCATCCGTATATCATCTGCCAGTCCGGGATAAAGCAGATAAACAAGGATAAAATGTTGATTTTCAGATTTCAACTCTCTTATTTGTTTTCTGATAAGCGGGGGCATGACCAGCAGCTTATTACGGTTCAGCTTATCCCATTGAAAAAAATGAAGTGCCAATCTTTTTTTTGAGCCGAGTGTGGTGAAAAAATTGACAAGTTCAAGTGATAATTTGTGCAAAAATGGCATTCGCGGATAGGAAAACCTGTAATGATAATAAATATACTGATGGGCAATAGAAACAATCAGGCTGTCGGGTTTATAAAACAAATACCAGAAACCACACAGAATCTCGTGAAAATTCAGAATCAGATCCGGTTGTGCCCGTTGATATTCCCGGTGAATGAGCCTGACTTGCCTGAGATAAAACGGAATTCTCAGTAAATTGATGATGAAGGTTTTAAACAGGAGTACCTTTTTAAGGTCATGGGATAAAACCAGTCCCGGGCTTTCAATCTGAACGACCTCATTTTGAAAAGCCTGAAAAAAATAGTCCGGAATTTTGCGGGAAAAAGATTTTCCGGTGATGACACTGTCAATAATAAATCCCTGATTTTCAAGAATTTCTTTCATGGCAATGGCCTGACTCATGTGTCCTCGTCCTTCCCCCTGGACAATCATCATTATTTTCTGCCCTTCCTTCATGAAAGCTTTGAATTCCTTTGCTGTATTATTTCATAAAAAATAATTCCTGCCGCCACTGAAACGTTTAAAGAATCAAATTCTCCCATGCCGGGGATACTGACTTCCCCACTGACATGAGCCAGTAGCTGCATTTGAATTCCTTCATTTTCAGAGCCTAAGATAATGACAGTGGGAAGACTGAAATCGGTTTCAGCAACATTTTTTTCTGCTTTTTCGTGGGCAGCAATAATCTGAAATCCGCTGTTTTTCAGGAATTTCAAGGTTTGAACAAGGTTGAAACTCAGGCAAACCGGAACTTTCAGCAAGGCGCCTGCTGAGGTTTTAACGGCTTCATCATTAATGGCAGCCGATTCCTTTGCAGGAAGTATAAGTGCGTGAATACCAAAGAAATATGCTGATCTTGCAATAGCTCCTACATTCCTTACATCAGTTATTCTGTCGAAAAGAACAAAAACAGGATTTTTACCTTCTTCAAACAATTGTTGTGTCAGGTTTTCAAGATTATGAAAATCAATGGGGGAGAGCATGCCAATGATTCCCTGATGGTTGGCACGGCTGATGCGGTTTAATTTTTCTTTAGGAACGAAAACAACGGGAATATTCTGCTGCCTGCAGGTTTTTTCAAGCAACCTGATTTTTTCGTTGCCTGCATCACGCTGAAAAAAAACTTTACTCAGTGTTTTCCCTGACGACAGGGCTTCCTCCATCGCATGAATTCCTGCAACAACCAATGGGTTTTTTGTCATCTTTTGTTTACCGGTGTGAAATTTTTTATTCATTTTTGAATGACAAAGATGAGTATTAATTTTCTATTTAAAGACCGGTTTTTACAATGAAAATAGCCTTAATCAGCGATACCCACAACAGCCTTGACCCGATCATTGAGCAAAACCTTCACCTGTGTGATGAAATCTGGCACGCTGGCGACATCGGAACCCGTTACTTTTATGAGAAACTGGAATCCATTAAACCCATCAGGGCAGTTTTTGGAAATATTGACGGATTTGCTCTTCGGATATTTTTACCTGAAATTCAACTGATTGATTTGGAAGGGGTGAAAGTACTGATGACCCATATTGGCGGTTATCCCGGCCGTTATGCCAAAGGGATTAAAGAGAAATTGAAGGATTTCCGCCCCGATTTGTTCATTTCAGGTCATTCCCATATTCTTAAGATCATTCCCGACCATGAACTTAACCTGCTACATATCAATCCGGGAGCTGCCGGGAACTATGGCTTTCATAAGGTGAATACCATGGTTTATTTTGAAATAAAAGAGGGAAGGATTTATGACTTAAAAATCATCGAAGGCAAAAAAAGAAATGTACTATGATTGATAAAGACATCAGAATAGAAGATTTGGTGGAGAAATATCCTGACAGTATTGCCTTTCTGGCTGAAAAAGGGATACGTTGCATCAGATGTGGAGAACCTGTCTGGGGTAGTCTGGAATCGGCTGCGGCTGAAAAAGGTTTTAATGAAAAGGATATTACAAAACTTGTCGAGGAACTTAACCGATTTTTAAAGATAAACGAATGAAAAAACTGTTTTTATTCTTT
The genomic region above belongs to Sphingobacteriales bacterium and contains:
- a CDS encoding EamA family transporter, encoding MKNNILAWLILCILVLVWGTSFLLIKKAIIFYSPVETGLLRVSFAFLLFLPFVWKQFRKVTFKQTMLCFLSGAVGIATPAILFAWAETGIDSATAGVLNSLTTLFTLIIGLLFFKTRTRWYNVVGVMIGLAGAVGLISVSGGNDFQFNFHYAMMVLMATICYAFNTNVVKTWLKEVDPVSITVFSVFFTGIITSFILLFFTEFIPETIQSPEKLEGIGYIAILGMIGTGISMLLFNRLIKMTTAVFAASVTYLMPIVALMWGIWDGEKIGLTQFLWIFLILAGVLLVNTRQSKWLKRLGINP
- a CDS encoding nucleoside deaminase, producing MVNQADFISVAVREAMNGIQKGHGGPFGAVIVKDGKIISKAHNEVVKRNDPTAHAEVLAIRKAGIKTGSFHLEGCSIYSTCEPCPMCLSAILWARIDQCYYVCSRQDAENIGFDDNRFYEFLNGHGNLADFKLLKIDHRECLHLFDTYKSLKNKILY
- the rlmB gene encoding 23S rRNA (guanosine(2251)-2'-O)-methyltransferase RlmB, encoding MNKKFHTGKQKMTKNPLVVAGIHAMEEALSSGKTLSKVFFQRDAGNEKIRLLEKTCRQQNIPVVFVPKEKLNRISRANHQGIIGMLSPIDFHNLENLTQQLFEEGKNPVFVLFDRITDVRNVGAIARSAYFFGIHALILPAKESAAINDEAVKTSAGALLKVPVCLSFNLVQTLKFLKNSGFQIIAAHEKAEKNVAETDFSLPTVIILGSENEGIQMQLLAHVSGEVSIPGMGEFDSLNVSVAAGIIFYEIIQQRNSKLS
- a CDS encoding WbuC family cupin fold metalloprotein, with the translated sequence MIKISENLLDKVSSGAKESSRKRQHFNFHQNYQESIQRLINAFEPDSYFRPHNHTDSGITEILILIRGSFVVVIFDDFGEILDYSVISKDSGCYGVEIQPHEWHSTIALEPETVMYEVKQGPFDENRAKVFAPWSPEENSEESKQFNQLILKKLGINS
- a CDS encoding metallophosphoesterase family protein, whose translation is MKIALISDTHNSLDPIIEQNLHLCDEIWHAGDIGTRYFYEKLESIKPIRAVFGNIDGFALRIFLPEIQLIDLEGVKVLMTHIGGYPGRYAKGIKEKLKDFRPDLFISGHSHILKIIPDHELNLLHINPGAAGNYGFHKVNTMVYFEIKEGRIYDLKIIEGKKRNVL
- a CDS encoding DUF3575 domain-containing protein codes for the protein MKFKFLLISCLLFCFKTSHAQFTLKANLPSLVFNNLSLSGEYVFNDNNSLSLSAGFHYPKGTLFPAADVKQWRYNLRGYFINPEFRFYVNHEANHGFYLGPYLRYSHLTSKWNGKISYDSVNLVDYTVKLKLTEKGIGLQFGYNFRLSDRLSLDFAFGGLRFSWFDFSGNFTGLIDEKAILDVIGIDGLDQNGLFGLGQMLFNFINDKATVHLPFGFVMLRTALSIGYTF
- a CDS encoding bifunctional 5,10-methylenetetrahydrofolate dehydrogenase/5,10-methenyltetrahydrofolate cyclohydrolase, translated to MILLDGKQVAEKIRGTLKEECRQMVESGMKPPSLAVVLVGNNPSSETYVRNKLKACEETGFHSRLIRLPDNVSEQKLMETIDLLNEENETDGFIIQTPLPPHIREENIIIRIQAEKDVDGFHPENLGKMMRGLPALLPATPKGIVDLLYHYHIETTGKHCVILGRSLIVGTPLAVMLSRKANPGNCTVTILHSQSKNIPELTQQADILVAAIGKAHFVTADMVKDGAVVIDVGTNSIPDNSKKSGYRLTGDVDFEQVSPKCSYISPVPGGVGPMTIAGLLQNTLQAAKNRRSMK
- a CDS encoding DUF1858 domain-containing protein, whose amino-acid sequence is MIDKDIRIEDLVEKYPDSIAFLAEKGIRCIRCGEPVWGSLESAAAEKGFNEKDITKLVEELNRFLKINE